A genomic window from Candidatus Methylacidiphilum fumarolicum includes:
- a CDS encoding adenine phosphoribosyltransferase translates to MTYVLSSSIERLKEKIRNIPNFPRQGVQFKDITPAIGEGQFFRLIMTIFISRYQKKKIDKIAAIDARGFIFAGALAHSLGVGIIPIRKKGKLPYKTYELPYKSEYGEEILTIHQDAITKGESILIIDDVLATGNTALTAALLIEKCGGNLMELGFLAELCDLKGREKLFPFPCYSILQF, encoded by the coding sequence ATGACCTATGTTTTAAGTAGCTCTATCGAAAGGCTTAAGGAAAAAATTCGAAATATCCCCAATTTTCCCCGTCAGGGAGTACAATTCAAAGATATAACCCCTGCAATCGGTGAGGGACAATTCTTTAGATTGATAATGACAATCTTTATTTCTCGTTATCAAAAGAAAAAAATTGATAAAATTGCTGCAATCGATGCCCGAGGATTTATTTTTGCAGGAGCTTTGGCTCATTCTTTGGGAGTTGGGATTATTCCCATCCGAAAAAAGGGAAAATTACCCTATAAAACTTATGAATTGCCTTATAAAAGCGAATATGGGGAAGAAATTTTAACAATACATCAAGACGCCATAACCAAGGGAGAAAGTATCTTAATTATAGATGATGTGTTGGCAACTGGTAATACAGCGCTTACTGCAGCTTTGCTTATCGAAAAGTGTGGTGGGAATCTAATGGAATTAGGATTTCTTGCTGAGCTGTGTGATTTAAAAGGGAGAGAAAAGCTTTTCCCATTTCCTTGTTATTCTATTCTTCAGTTCTAG
- a CDS encoding sigma-70 family RNA polymerase sigma factor: protein MDNNDSALKLYLREISQIPLLTKEKEVELAKRIQQGDQEARRQMIQANLRLVVKIAHDYANSGLPLPDLISEGNIGLMKAVDRFDPSKGGKLSTYAAWWIKQSIKRALANQSKTIRLPVHLVDKIAKMRRVAMQLSEVLGRDPTDEELAEELGMSTTKVAELRTIAIRPASLDATVGEEEDGTSLGELVKDESATSPDQSVLDQNLKNTILELLPKLDERERKILSLRFGLEGNEQMTLEEIGKEFHVTRERIRQLQNIALRKIRKELEKQEKGKNRLTNKQSLKK from the coding sequence ATGGATAACAACGATTCTGCTCTCAAACTTTATTTAAGGGAAATAAGCCAGATTCCACTACTGACAAAAGAAAAAGAAGTGGAATTGGCTAAAAGAATACAACAAGGGGATCAAGAGGCAAGACGGCAAATGATTCAGGCCAACCTCCGGTTGGTCGTGAAGATAGCACATGACTATGCCAATAGTGGGTTGCCTCTACCAGACCTTATTTCCGAAGGCAACATTGGACTAATGAAAGCGGTCGATCGCTTCGACCCCTCAAAGGGAGGGAAGCTGAGCACTTATGCTGCATGGTGGATCAAGCAGTCCATCAAACGGGCTCTAGCCAATCAAAGTAAAACAATTCGCCTTCCAGTCCATCTTGTTGATAAAATCGCTAAGATGAGAAGGGTAGCCATGCAGCTGTCGGAAGTTCTTGGAAGGGATCCAACAGATGAAGAATTAGCTGAGGAACTTGGCATGTCTACAACCAAAGTTGCTGAGTTAAGGACGATTGCTATCAGACCCGCTTCTCTCGATGCCACGGTAGGAGAAGAAGAGGATGGTACATCCTTGGGAGAACTAGTTAAGGATGAATCAGCAACGAGTCCCGACCAATCTGTTCTTGACCAAAATCTTAAGAATACTATTCTCGAATTGCTGCCTAAGCTCGATGAAAGGGAAAGAAAAATATTAAGTCTTAGATTTGGGCTAGAAGGCAATGAACAAATGACTTTGGAAGAGATCGGAAAAGAATTTCATGTAACTAGGGAAAGAATTCGTCAACTCCAAAATATTGCTTTACGAAAAATTCGAAAAGAGCTAGAAAAACAAGAAAAAGGGAAAAACCGTCTTACGAATAAACAATCCTTAAAAAAATAG
- the cysK gene encoding cysteine synthase A produces the protein MRIFPSIIETIGRTPLVRLNKMTQGLEAQVAIKCEFFNPLSSVKDRIGIAMINQAEREGKIDAKTTIIEPTSGNTGIALAFVAAAKGYPLILTMPESMSIERRTLLALLGARLILTPAQQGMRGAVEKAIEIASKTENSWIPQQFDNPANPEIHRRTTAEEIWNDTEGKVDIFVAGVGTGGTITGVSEVIKKRKSSFYSVAVEPAASPVISQTLRGEPLKPGPHKIQGIGAGFVPKNLNLKIIDEVFTVTDQEAITTAQRLASEEGILAGISSGATVFAAIEIAKRKENKGKLIVAIAASTGERYLSTALAEQAKKFAGGII, from the coding sequence ATGCGTATTTTTCCCTCTATCATTGAGACAATTGGAAGGACGCCTTTGGTTCGATTAAATAAAATGACCCAAGGACTGGAGGCACAAGTAGCTATTAAATGTGAATTTTTCAATCCTTTGAGTAGTGTCAAAGACCGCATTGGTATAGCAATGATCAATCAGGCGGAAAGAGAAGGGAAAATAGACGCTAAGACAACGATCATTGAACCGACTTCTGGGAACACTGGAATTGCATTGGCCTTCGTAGCGGCTGCCAAAGGTTATCCTCTTATTTTAACCATGCCCGAAAGCATGAGTATAGAACGAAGAACTCTTCTAGCCCTCCTTGGTGCTCGTCTGATATTGACTCCAGCTCAACAAGGTATGCGTGGGGCGGTCGAGAAAGCAATAGAAATTGCATCGAAAACCGAAAATAGCTGGATCCCTCAACAATTTGACAATCCCGCTAATCCTGAAATCCATCGGAGGACCACAGCCGAAGAAATCTGGAATGATACAGAGGGAAAAGTAGATATTTTTGTTGCTGGTGTGGGAACTGGAGGCACGATTACAGGAGTGAGTGAGGTAATAAAGAAAAGAAAATCATCGTTTTATTCTGTTGCCGTTGAACCAGCTGCCTCCCCCGTCATTTCTCAGACTCTTAGAGGGGAACCTCTAAAGCCTGGTCCCCATAAAATTCAAGGGATAGGAGCAGGTTTTGTCCCTAAAAATCTGAATCTTAAGATAATTGATGAAGTCTTTACAGTAACTGATCAAGAGGCAATCACTACGGCTCAACGGCTTGCTTCCGAAGAAGGCATTCTAGCAGGTATTTCTTCTGGAGCTACTGTTTTTGCCGCCATCGAAATTGCTAAGCGCAAAGAAAATAAAGGGAAATTGATTGTAGCTATCGCAGCCAGCACAGGAGAAAGATATTTAAGTACTGCCCTTGCAGAGCAGGCTAAAAAATTTGCAGGTGGTATTATCTAA